The following are encoded in a window of Bacteroidia bacterium genomic DNA:
- a CDS encoding D-2-hydroxyacid dehydrogenase, which translates to MKILANDGIDSVGKQLLEEAGITVITEKINQEELIDYLNNGNFTGIVVRSATKVRADLINACPGLKVIGRAGVGLDNIDVAAAQERGITVLNTPDSSSQSVAELVFSHFYSIARQLQSAHIEMPSNGHSKFNDLKKAYSAGVELKGKTLGIVGFGRIGQAVAKIGIGSGMKIKAYDPFLQAAELELELFGIGKITVEINTGSFQDLITQSDFITLHVPHKEGSPALIGADTLAKMKKGVILVNAARGGVIDEAALFDALESGQVAGAGLDVFVNEPTPSTSLLQHPKVSSTPHIGASTLEAQERIGVEMAKKIIDFFQKN; encoded by the coding sequence ATGAAAATACTTGCCAATGACGGTATTGACTCCGTTGGAAAACAACTGCTTGAAGAAGCAGGAATTACCGTAATAACTGAAAAAATAAATCAAGAAGAACTTATTGATTATCTCAACAATGGTAATTTCACCGGAATAGTTGTTCGAAGTGCAACCAAGGTGAGGGCAGATTTAATTAATGCCTGCCCAGGCTTGAAGGTTATTGGCAGAGCCGGGGTAGGACTTGATAATATTGATGTAGCAGCAGCCCAGGAACGAGGAATCACAGTACTTAACACTCCGGATTCATCTTCTCAAAGTGTTGCAGAATTGGTATTCTCTCATTTTTATTCCATCGCTCGTCAATTGCAATCTGCACATATTGAAATGCCAAGCAATGGCCACTCTAAGTTCAACGATTTGAAAAAAGCCTATTCTGCCGGAGTAGAACTAAAAGGTAAAACTTTAGGAATTGTTGGTTTTGGCAGAATTGGACAGGCAGTTGCCAAAATAGGAATTGGATCCGGAATGAAAATAAAAGCCTACGATCCATTTTTACAAGCTGCTGAACTTGAATTGGAACTATTTGGTATTGGAAAAATCACCGTAGAAATAAACACCGGAAGCTTTCAAGATCTTATCACCCAAAGCGACTTTATCACCTTGCATGTACCACATAAGGAAGGTTCTCCAGCCTTGATCGGTGCTGATACCTTAGCCAAAATGAAAAAAGGTGTTATTTTGGTTAATGCTGCTCGCGGAGGTGTAATTGATGAAGCAGCACTTTTCGACGCACTGGAATCGGGACAAGTTGCAGGAGCAGGTTTGGATGTATTTGTCAATGAACCAACCCCATCAACTAGTTTGCTTCAACATCCAAAAGTTTCCTCAACTCCGCATATTGGAGCTAGCACCCTCGAGGCTCAAGAACGAATTGGGGTGGAAATGGCCAAAAAAATTATTGACTTTTTCCAAAAAAACTAA
- a CDS encoding retropepsin-like domain-containing protein, with the protein MGELKISRKLLLFAGSKGEQKLYTLFDSGANLSCIHPDFAQNLATLDSLGRPRKIATAAEGHFIEVKNRISVDFYIDDVLLSDEFLVVPGLSEEAIIGAATLQKWRIKLNFETDKVEVDPKVAKMQLI; encoded by the coding sequence ATGGGAGAACTGAAAATAAGCAGAAAATTATTGCTATTTGCAGGTTCCAAAGGCGAACAAAAGCTCTACACTTTATTTGATAGTGGGGCCAATCTATCCTGCATCCATCCCGATTTTGCCCAAAATTTAGCTACCTTGGATTCCTTGGGAAGGCCTCGGAAAATTGCCACCGCAGCAGAAGGTCATTTTATCGAAGTAAAAAATAGGATTTCAGTTGATTTTTACATTGATGATGTCTTGTTGAGCGACGAGTTCCTGGTGGTTCCGGGATTGAGCGAAGAAGCCATCATTGGGGCTGCTACCCTTCAAAAATGGCGGATTAAGCTAAATTTTGAAACGGACAAAGTGGAAGTAGATCCCAAAGTGGCAAAGATGCAATTGATTTAA
- the sucC gene encoding ADP-forming succinate--CoA ligase subunit beta: MNLHEYQGKALLKSFGVAIQEGIVAETPEQAVEAAKELQKQTGTGWWVVKSQIHAGGRGKGKIVGTEQRGVALAKKLEDVESISRNILGNVLVTIQTGEAGKQVNKVFIGQDVYYPGPSQPKEFYMSVLLDRTKGRNIIMYSTEGGMDIEEVAHSTPHLIFKEEIDPATGLQAFQCRKIAFNLGLEGEAFKQMTKFVAALYKAYDSTDSAMFEINPVLKTSDDKIIAVDAKVTLDENGLFRHQDLAAWRDVTEEDPTEVEAGEYSLNYVKLDGNVGCMVNGAGLAMATMDIIKLSGGEPANFLDVGGTANAARVEQAFRIILKDPNVKAILVNIFGGIVRCDRVAQGIVDAYKNIGEIRVPIIVRLQGTNAVEAKKIIDESGLKVHSAIMLAEAADKVKEVLAV; this comes from the coding sequence ATGAACCTACATGAATATCAAGGTAAGGCGTTGCTAAAGTCATTTGGTGTTGCCATACAAGAAGGTATTGTTGCTGAAACGCCTGAACAAGCAGTTGAAGCAGCTAAAGAATTACAAAAACAAACAGGAACCGGTTGGTGGGTTGTGAAATCTCAAATTCATGCCGGTGGTCGTGGAAAAGGGAAAATTGTTGGTACCGAACAACGCGGTGTTGCTTTGGCAAAAAAATTAGAAGATGTTGAATCTATTTCCCGCAATATTCTAGGTAATGTTTTGGTTACCATCCAAACAGGTGAAGCCGGAAAACAAGTAAATAAGGTGTTTATTGGTCAGGATGTTTACTATCCCGGTCCTTCCCAACCCAAAGAGTTTTATATGAGCGTTCTCCTTGATAGAACAAAAGGTAGAAACATCATTATGTATAGTACCGAAGGCGGTATGGATATCGAAGAAGTTGCTCATAGCACTCCTCACCTTATTTTTAAGGAAGAAATTGATCCGGCTACCGGTTTGCAAGCTTTTCAATGTCGTAAAATTGCATTTAACCTGGGTCTGGAAGGTGAAGCATTTAAACAAATGACCAAATTCGTGGCTGCTCTTTATAAAGCCTACGATTCCACCGATTCAGCTATGTTTGAAATCAATCCTGTTTTGAAAACTTCCGATGATAAAATTATTGCTGTTGATGCTAAAGTTACATTGGACGAAAATGGGTTGTTCCGTCACCAAGACTTAGCCGCATGGCGCGATGTAACAGAAGAAGATCCTACCGAAGTTGAAGCCGGTGAATACAGCCTAAACTACGTAAAACTCGATGGAAATGTGGGTTGTATGGTAAATGGCGCAGGTTTAGCCATGGCAACAATGGATATTATCAAGTTGAGTGGTGGAGAACCTGCAAACTTCCTCGATGTGGGAGGTACTGCTAATGCTGCCCGAGTTGAACAAGCTTTCCGTATCATTCTGAAAGATCCCAATGTAAAAGCCATTTTGGTTAATATTTTTGGTGGTATCGTTCGATGCGATCGCGTTGCCCAAGGTATCGTTGATGCTTACAAAAACATCGGTGAAATTCGTGTTCCAATTATAGTTCGTTTGCAAGGTACCAATGCCGTTGAAGCTAAGAAAATCATTGACGAAAGTGGTCTAAAAGTGCATTCAGCTATCATGCTTGCCGAAGCCGCTGATAAAGTTAAAGAAGTTTTGGCTGTTTAA
- the rpsA gene encoding 30S ribosomal protein S1 has translation MSENETPAAENAAENTTPVAETATETNPTTETAPVAEVVAPAAPVAEAPKAVAPVEIDWNAIGKKGETYSADEKSRLEKMYADTLQSIVEHQVIDGTVVAITSRELVVNIGFKSDGIIPLNEVRYNPDIKVGDKLEVYIETQEDKSGQLVLSHRKARANRSWDRVNQALENDEIITGYVKCRTKGGLIADVFGIEAFLPGSQIDVKPIRDYDVYVGKTMEFKVVKINNEFKNVVVSHKALIEAELELQKKEIIGKLEKGQILEGTVKNITSYGVFIDLGGVDGLIHITDLSWGRIQHPEEVVTVDEKINVVILDFDDTKKRIALGLKQLTAHPWDQLDANLQPGDKVKGKVVVLADYGAFIEIQPGVEGLVHVSEMSWSAHLRTAGDFLKVGDEVEAVILTLDREERKMSLGIKQLSPDPWVNITTNFPVGSQHKGTVRNFTNFGVFVELAEGVDGLVHISDLSWTKKIKHPSEFTSVGAELDVKVLEIDGENRRLSLGHKQLEENPWDVFETIFTVDSVHKGTILSINEKGATIALPYGIEAVAPTRHIVKEDNKQAVVDETLDFKVLEFAKDQKRIIVSHTKIHNDKVEAEKAAKVEEKKKDDNSTKAAVKKVKDSIEKTTLGDLGVLANLKSEMESSEKKGKK, from the coding sequence ATGTCTGAGAATGAAACTCCAGCAGCAGAAAATGCTGCTGAAAACACAACCCCGGTAGCAGAAACTGCTACAGAAACTAACCCTACAACTGAAACAGCTCCGGTTGCTGAAGTTGTTGCACCTGCCGCCCCAGTTGCCGAAGCTCCTAAAGCAGTGGCTCCGGTTGAAATTGACTGGAATGCCATCGGTAAAAAAGGCGAAACCTATTCAGCCGACGAAAAAAGTCGCTTGGAAAAAATGTATGCCGATACCTTACAATCCATCGTTGAACACCAAGTGATCGACGGCACCGTTGTAGCTATCACCAGCCGCGAGCTTGTGGTAAATATCGGTTTTAAATCCGATGGTATCATTCCTTTAAACGAAGTTCGTTACAACCCGGATATTAAAGTGGGTGACAAATTGGAAGTGTACATCGAGACTCAAGAGGATAAATCAGGTCAGTTGGTGCTTTCTCACCGTAAAGCCCGTGCTAACCGCTCCTGGGATCGTGTTAACCAAGCTTTGGAAAACGACGAAATCATTACTGGTTATGTTAAATGCCGTACCAAAGGTGGTCTTATCGCCGATGTTTTCGGTATCGAAGCTTTCCTTCCTGGTTCTCAAATTGACGTTAAACCAATTCGCGACTACGATGTGTACGTTGGCAAAACCATGGAATTCAAAGTGGTTAAAATCAACAACGAATTCAAAAACGTGGTGGTTTCTCACAAAGCTCTTATCGAAGCCGAACTTGAACTTCAGAAGAAAGAAATTATCGGTAAACTTGAAAAAGGTCAAATCCTTGAAGGTACCGTTAAAAATATCACTTCCTATGGTGTATTCATCGACCTTGGCGGCGTAGATGGTCTTATCCATATCACCGACCTTTCCTGGGGTCGTATCCAACACCCGGAAGAAGTGGTTACCGTGGACGAGAAAATCAACGTGGTTATCTTGGATTTCGACGATACCAAAAAACGTATCGCTCTTGGCTTGAAACAATTGACAGCCCACCCATGGGATCAATTGGATGCAAACCTACAACCTGGTGATAAAGTGAAAGGTAAAGTAGTAGTTCTTGCCGACTACGGTGCTTTCATTGAAATTCAACCAGGTGTAGAAGGACTTGTACACGTTAGCGAAATGAGCTGGAGTGCACACCTTCGTACCGCCGGTGATTTCTTGAAAGTGGGTGATGAAGTTGAAGCCGTAATTTTAACCCTTGACCGCGAAGAGCGCAAAATGTCCTTGGGTATTAAACAATTGAGCCCAGATCCATGGGTGAACATCACTACAAACTTCCCAGTTGGTTCTCAACACAAAGGTACCGTTCGCAATTTCACCAACTTTGGTGTGTTTGTTGAATTGGCAGAAGGTGTTGATGGTCTTGTTCATATCAGCGATCTTAGCTGGACCAAAAAAATCAAACATCCGAGCGAATTTACCTCTGTAGGAGCTGAGCTTGATGTTAAAGTATTGGAAATTGATGGTGAAAACCGTCGCTTGAGCCTTGGTCACAAACAATTGGAAGAAAATCCATGGGATGTGTTCGAAACCATCTTTACGGTTGATAGCGTTCACAAAGGAACCATCCTTTCTATCAATGAAAAAGGTGCCACCATCGCCCTTCCTTATGGTATCGAAGCCGTTGCTCCAACTCGCCACATTGTAAAAGAAGATAACAAACAAGCTGTGGTTGACGAAACTTTGGATTTCAAAGTATTGGAGTTTGCTAAAGACCAAAAACGCATCATTGTAAGTCATACCAAAATTCACAACGATAAAGTAGAAGCAGAAAAAGCTGCTAAAGTTGAAGAAAAGAAAAAAGACGACAACTCTACTAAAGCTGCTGTGAAAAAGGTAAAAGATAGCATCGAGAAAACCACTCTTGGAGATCTTGGTGTACTTGCTAACCTTAAATCAGAAATGGAAAGTTCTGAGAAAAAAGGTAAAAAGTAA
- a CDS encoding response regulator transcription factor, with protein MGTNYKILLAEDDENLGFMIKDYLELNNFKVNWQRNGKLALQEFFQQEYDLCVFDVMMPEKDGFTLAEEVRRINPNVPIIFLTAKTMKEDRIQGFKSGADDYITKPFSTEEFLLRVEAVMKRSYGRGTESAEKKGLYQIGTYEFDYQNLSLKHSGHSQHLTRKEADVLKILFVHKNEILARETALKIVWGNDDYFTGRSMDVFITRIRKYLKDDPKIQIVNIHGVGFKMIIDE; from the coding sequence ATGGGAACAAACTATAAAATATTATTAGCTGAAGACGATGAAAACCTTGGATTTATGATCAAGGACTATTTGGAATTGAACAACTTCAAGGTAAATTGGCAACGAAATGGCAAACTGGCACTTCAGGAATTTTTTCAGCAGGAATACGACTTATGCGTATTTGATGTAATGATGCCCGAAAAGGACGGATTTACCTTAGCGGAAGAAGTTAGGCGAATTAATCCCAATGTACCCATTATTTTCTTGACCGCTAAAACGATGAAAGAAGATAGAATACAAGGTTTTAAATCCGGGGCGGATGATTACATTACCAAGCCATTTAGCACCGAAGAATTTTTATTGAGAGTTGAAGCTGTAATGAAACGAAGCTATGGCAGAGGAACTGAGAGTGCGGAAAAGAAAGGACTATATCAAATTGGAACCTATGAATTTGATTACCAAAACTTATCGCTTAAACACTCCGGCCATTCCCAGCATTTGACAAGAAAGGAAGCAGATGTACTCAAAATTTTATTTGTACATAAGAACGAAATATTAGCCCGAGAAACGGCATTAAAAATAGTTTGGGGAAACGATGACTATTTTACCGGACGCAGCATGGATGTATTTATAACCCGAATCAGAAAGTACCTAAAGGATGATCCCAAAATCCAAATCGTGAATATTCACGGAGTTGGATTTAAAATGATAATAGATGAGTAG
- a CDS encoding DUF1015 domain-containing protein, with protein MALVLPFKAFLPEKLSAQQVVSRAVENYSKEELLSITASNPKSYLNIIRPANHDEPKNMVRVRFKEFVQKNWFHALKKDSYLIYRQTDAERSFNGIIALASVKDYENGQIKLHEQTLTERENLLAEYLDQVNLNAEPVCFTHPRNLHLENAIQTIQKKKPYLDFQENESIRHQLWLAQNEDEIRSIRVAFEHIPAIYIADGHHRSASSVRLAEIRRKQQKTLKNNSPWEFFMSIFFSEDQLQIIEFNRLVRDIEGFNLDQLLAKLENNFSIIPHGENPFEPMYPHEFGMYSEGQWYELNLKNQEQLGNNPVDKLDPQIFNTFIAEPCFGIFDLKTDKRIRFLSGKSGLEILQQRVDSGKYQAGFTLFPVSVQELFTIADHHLTMPPKSTWVEPKLLSGLSVYDLGN; from the coding sequence ATGGCTTTGGTTCTCCCATTCAAGGCTTTTTTGCCTGAAAAACTCTCAGCCCAACAGGTGGTGAGTAGGGCTGTAGAAAATTATTCCAAGGAAGAACTCCTAAGCATTACCGCATCCAATCCAAAATCTTACCTTAACATTATTCGGCCTGCAAACCATGACGAACCCAAAAACATGGTTAGGGTAAGATTTAAGGAATTTGTTCAAAAAAACTGGTTCCATGCCTTGAAAAAGGATAGCTACTTAATTTACCGGCAAACCGATGCCGAGCGTAGCTTCAATGGAATCATTGCTTTAGCCAGCGTTAAAGATTACGAAAATGGACAAATTAAACTGCACGAACAAACCCTTACCGAACGGGAAAATTTATTAGCCGAGTACCTCGATCAGGTAAACTTGAATGCAGAACCGGTTTGTTTTACCCATCCACGCAACCTTCACCTGGAAAACGCCATTCAAACCATTCAAAAAAAGAAACCTTACCTCGATTTTCAAGAAAATGAAAGCATTCGCCATCAACTTTGGCTAGCTCAAAATGAAGATGAAATTCGTTCCATTCGGGTAGCATTTGAACATATTCCGGCTATTTATATTGCCGATGGACATCATCGCTCAGCTAGTTCAGTTCGACTTGCCGAAATTCGCCGTAAACAGCAAAAAACATTGAAAAACAATTCCCCTTGGGAGTTTTTCATGAGCATTTTTTTCTCTGAAGATCAACTTCAAATCATTGAGTTTAATCGCTTAGTCAGAGATATTGAAGGCTTTAATCTGGACCAATTACTTGCTAAGTTGGAAAACAATTTCAGCATTATCCCACATGGAGAAAATCCTTTTGAACCGATGTATCCTCACGAATTTGGGATGTATTCGGAAGGACAATGGTATGAGTTAAATTTAAAAAACCAGGAGCAGCTTGGCAACAATCCGGTGGATAAGCTTGACCCTCAGATTTTTAATACCTTCATTGCTGAACCTTGTTTTGGAATATTTGATCTTAAAACGGATAAACGAATTCGATTTTTATCCGGGAAATCAGGATTAGAAATCTTACAACAACGAGTTGATAGCGGGAAGTACCAAGCGGGATTTACCCTGTTTCCGGTGAGTGTTCAGGAGTTATTTACTATTGCAGATCACCACCTGACTATGCCTCCCAAAAGTACCTGGGTTGAACCCAAGCTACTGAGTGGACTTAGCGTTTATGACCTTGGAAATTAA
- a CDS encoding rhomboid family intramembrane serine protease: protein MEKAVSPIPWKALLFPILLVSLLWIIHAAFQFSGLSGISFGILPRNAMGISGIITSIFIHDDWSHLINNSIPLLVLGWALFHFYPKVAFTVVAYIWLVSGFWLWLIGRESFHIGASGLVYGLAFFLILSGILRREVRVVGISFLVIFLYGSMIWGIFPIDFKISYEGHLCGAIAGLLMAWYYRKTGIQAPVFIWEDDEIPDDENAYWKVKESGKDEKTIVDSDKREENKNGDTFTNESPFQ from the coding sequence ATGGAAAAAGCAGTAAGCCCTATTCCCTGGAAGGCTTTACTTTTCCCTATTCTATTGGTTAGTCTTCTTTGGATTATTCATGCAGCCTTTCAGTTTAGCGGGCTAAGTGGGATTAGTTTTGGAATACTTCCACGCAATGCAATGGGAATTTCCGGAATTATAACTTCCATCTTCATACATGATGACTGGAGCCATTTAATTAACAACAGTATTCCATTATTGGTTTTAGGTTGGGCCTTGTTTCATTTCTACCCCAAGGTTGCCTTTACGGTAGTGGCTTATATATGGTTAGTTTCCGGATTTTGGTTATGGCTTATTGGTAGAGAATCTTTTCATATTGGTGCCAGTGGCCTTGTATATGGTTTAGCTTTTTTTCTCATTCTGAGTGGAATTTTACGCAGGGAAGTTCGGGTAGTAGGAATATCCTTCCTGGTAATTTTTTTATATGGAAGTATGATCTGGGGAATTTTTCCAATTGATTTTAAGATTTCGTACGAGGGTCATTTATGCGGTGCAATTGCCGGATTATTGATGGCTTGGTATTACAGAAAAACAGGAATTCAAGCCCCCGTTTTCATTTGGGAGGATGACGAAATACCGGACGATGAAAATGCATATTGGAAAGTAAAGGAATCCGGCAAGGATGAAAAAACAATAGTTGATTCGGATAAACGGGAAGAAAACAAAAATGGGGATACGTTTACAAACGAATCCCCATTCCAATAA
- the gap gene encoding type I glyceraldehyde-3-phosphate dehydrogenase, translating to MKTRIAINGFGRIGRSFFRLAIQDPSLEIVAVNDLADLHTLAHLLKYDSIHGRFAEPLVVEENGLRIGNNSILFFSETNPEALPWNLLDIDVVVESTGKYLTKDLAELHVLSGAKKVLLSAPPIGEDIKTIVMGVNEKLIEPDDRILSNASCTTNNAAPMLQILDEYFGVDYAYVTTVHSYTGDQRLHDSPHKDLRRARAAAVSIIPTTTGAAKAITRVFPHLQGKLGGCGMRVPVPNGSLSDISCTIRTDTTIEEVNRIFKRASLTKYSGILEYTDDPIVSIDIVNNPHSCIFDAGLTSVLGRMVKVVGWYDNEWGYSNRLIDLIHYWIRLGPPGFPN from the coding sequence ATGAAAACCAGAATCGCTATTAATGGCTTTGGTAGAATCGGCCGTAGTTTTTTTCGATTGGCTATTCAAGATCCTTCACTGGAAATTGTTGCAGTTAACGATTTGGCAGATTTGCATACCCTGGCTCATTTACTGAAATATGATAGCATTCATGGTCGATTTGCTGAACCATTGGTTGTGGAAGAAAATGGACTGCGAATAGGAAATAACTCCATTCTGTTTTTTTCTGAAACTAATCCGGAAGCCTTACCATGGAATCTCCTGGATATTGATGTTGTTGTTGAAAGTACTGGTAAATACCTGACAAAAGATTTGGCTGAGCTGCATGTACTTTCCGGGGCTAAAAAAGTGCTGCTTTCAGCTCCTCCCATTGGCGAGGATATTAAAACAATTGTCATGGGTGTTAATGAAAAGCTCATTGAGCCCGATGATAGGATTTTAAGCAATGCTTCGTGTACCACCAACAATGCGGCTCCCATGTTGCAGATTCTTGATGAGTATTTTGGGGTAGACTATGCCTATGTCACCACTGTTCATAGCTACACCGGCGATCAACGTTTACACGATTCTCCTCATAAAGATTTGCGTAGAGCAAGAGCAGCTGCGGTTTCTATCATACCAACTACAACCGGTGCCGCTAAGGCAATAACCCGCGTGTTTCCTCATTTGCAAGGTAAATTAGGTGGATGTGGAATGAGGGTTCCTGTACCCAATGGTTCGCTTAGCGATATTTCTTGTACCATTCGCACCGATACAACCATCGAAGAGGTTAATAGGATTTTTAAACGAGCTTCTCTAACAAAATATAGCGGTATTTTGGAATATACCGATGATCCAATTGTTTCTATTGATATTGTCAATAACCCGCATTCCTGCATTTTCGATGCCGGACTAACCTCTGTTTTAGGTAGAATGGTAAAGGTTGTTGGTTGGTACGACAACGAATGGGGGTATTCCAATCGCTTAATCGATTTAATTCATTATTGGATTAGGTTAGGCCCTCCTGGCTTTCCTAACTAA
- a CDS encoding Gfo/Idh/MocA family oxidoreductase — protein MVKIGVIGAGHLGKIHLKLWKEVSGIELVGFYDQDYEIATLVQDEIGVKAYADFQSLLRDCDAIDIVSPTISHFEYAAATIRSNKHCFIEKPLASNIAEASRLVSLAQEAGSIVQVGHVERFNPAFQAALPYIGRPMFIEAHRLALFNPRGTDVSVVHDLMIHDIDIILSIVKSNIKKVSANAVSVVSDTADIANARIEFDNGSVANLTASRISLKNMRKIRFFQQDAYVSVDFYEKKTEIVKIRPSDKEEGLVIDLGPIKGKKEIYFENPEIPDSNAILEELKAFVSSIQNHSQPPVSIEDGYYAMELASKIMEKIQLSIIS, from the coding sequence ATGGTAAAAATTGGTGTTATTGGGGCAGGTCATTTGGGTAAAATCCACCTTAAACTTTGGAAAGAAGTTTCAGGCATTGAGTTGGTGGGTTTTTACGATCAGGATTATGAAATTGCCACCCTGGTTCAGGATGAAATAGGAGTGAAGGCTTATGCCGATTTTCAAAGTTTATTAAGGGATTGTGATGCAATTGATATCGTTAGTCCTACCATTTCTCATTTTGAATATGCGGCTGCTACTATTCGTTCTAATAAGCACTGCTTTATAGAAAAACCCCTGGCTTCCAATATTGCCGAAGCTTCCAGACTAGTTTCTTTGGCTCAGGAGGCTGGTAGCATTGTTCAGGTTGGACACGTTGAACGATTTAATCCGGCATTTCAGGCCGCTTTACCTTATATAGGCAGACCAATGTTTATTGAAGCACATCGCCTTGCACTCTTTAATCCAAGAGGCACCGATGTTTCTGTGGTTCATGACCTCATGATTCACGACATTGATATCATTTTGTCTATTGTAAAATCGAATATTAAGAAGGTATCGGCTAATGCTGTTTCTGTAGTAAGTGATACCGCTGATATTGCCAATGCAAGAATTGAATTTGATAACGGAAGCGTCGCCAATCTGACTGCTAGTCGTATCAGTTTGAAAAACATGCGAAAAATTCGCTTTTTTCAACAAGACGCTTACGTCTCGGTCGATTTCTATGAAAAGAAAACGGAAATTGTTAAAATTCGACCTTCCGATAAGGAGGAAGGTTTAGTGATTGATTTAGGTCCAATTAAAGGAAAAAAAGAGATTTATTTTGAAAATCCTGAAATACCGGATTCAAATGCCATTCTAGAAGAATTAAAGGCCTTTGTATCTTCAATTCAAAATCATTCTCAGCCTCCTGTTTCAATTGAAGATGGCTATTATGCCATGGAACTGGCAAGTAAAATAATGGAAAAAATTCAGTTGTCCATTATTTCCTAA